Proteins encoded by one window of Ochrobactrum sp. BTU1:
- a CDS encoding urease subunit gamma produces the protein MHFTPREIDKLMIYTLAIVAQRRKDQGLKLNHPETVSLIAVAALDGARAGKTLEEVMELARKTITRDDVMEGVVEMIPYVQVEAVFTDGSRLVTVHDPIQ, from the coding sequence ATGCATTTCACGCCGCGAGAAATTGATAAACTGATGATCTATACGCTCGCGATCGTTGCGCAGCGTCGTAAAGATCAAGGTTTGAAACTCAATCATCCAGAAACAGTTTCCCTTATCGCCGTCGCAGCGCTTGATGGCGCGCGCGCCGGTAAAACCCTTGAAGAAGTCATGGAACTCGCCCGCAAGACCATCACGAGAGACGATGTGATGGAAGGTGTTGTCGAGATGATACCTTACGTACAAGTTGAAGCTGTGTTCACCGATGGCAGCCGACTGGTTACCGTCCACGATCCTATTCAGTAA
- a CDS encoding urease subunit beta: protein MAADKSKAPVGGLVLGKGDIEINAGYPTTTLKVRNTGDRPIQVGSHYHFFEVNAALEFDREQTFGKRLNIPATTALRFEPGDEKEVVLVPYQGKQRVLGFNGLVNGWVGEESYNETRPRLTDAMERVERYGFKNKS, encoded by the coding sequence ATGGCTGCAGACAAGAGTAAAGCGCCTGTTGGGGGTCTGGTTCTCGGCAAAGGTGATATTGAAATTAATGCCGGTTACCCAACCACCACGCTAAAGGTTCGTAACACCGGTGATCGCCCAATTCAGGTCGGATCGCATTATCATTTCTTTGAAGTCAATGCGGCTCTCGAATTCGATCGTGAGCAGACATTTGGCAAGCGCTTGAATATTCCTGCGACAACCGCTTTGCGTTTTGAGCCGGGCGATGAAAAGGAAGTTGTTCTTGTTCCTTATCAGGGCAAACAGCGTGTGCTCGGGTTCAATGGCCTGGTAAACGGCTGGGTCGGTGAAGAAAGTTACAACGAGACTCGGCCTCGCCTGACGGATGCAATGGAGCGCGTCGAGCGATACGGCTTCAAGAATAAGTCGTAA